ATACAAGGAGCTCCACACGGCATCCTCTGGGAAGCAGACGAGGAAAACGACTTCTGAATCCGTAGGATCAGACTCGCGTCACCCTGAGGGATATTCCATGAAGCGCAAACTGTAGCCCAGTGCCTTCAAGAATAGAAATGCAGTAACTCTCCACAAGTTATTGCAACGTCGAAGTTACAACACACCGGATGCTATCGCATAATGACTTCCAATTAATTGTCTCAGGACTGCAACACTGGCTCAATGTTTGCAAATCCACCAGATAATGCACCACACAGACAGACTAACAAAGAGAAACCACGTGGTTCTtacaacagatgcagaaaatgataataatgataataatgatgataaaaaCCGCAGTAGAAAGGAGAATAAGCAGAAATCCCGGATCAGAATCCAAGGTGCATCCAGTTAGCATCACAGCTAATGACGAAGGGTGAGACACAGCCCTCGAAGGGGGGAACCCAGCGGTCACGTTTTCCGTCAATCCCTGTTGGATGGGATATGTGAGCTCTTGGGAAGGAAAAGTGACGCACGTCCCACAGCCGCCGGGAGACGCAGTCTGGGCAGCTGTGCCTGAAAGTGACGCAGAGAAACGTGGATTCTGTGTAAGACCTATGAACTTGGCGTGGGCCTGTCAGGCCAGCCCAGGAGCGTGTGGCTGTCTGTGGTCAGCTCCCCgctcgtgcacctgggaaggggcagaggtGGCCCAGTAGCTCGGCCTCCGCCATGCATGTGGGAGCCAGGGTAgcgttccaggctcccagcttcagcctcgcGCAGCCCTGGTcatcgtggccatttgaagagtgaaccagcagatggaagattcctctctctctctctctctctctctgtctctctctctctctcccctgctctccctccctctctctctctgtcaccaactggcccagccctgaatgttgtggGAAGggaaccgatggatggaagacctctctctttctgaaataAACACTTGGGGTCGCTACACCTCATGCCTCGTCACAAGCCAGCAGTGAACCCTGCCGAAAACAAAACGCAGGATCAGTACCGATACTGCCCAGCAGCCAAACCAACGGTCCCCCAAGACGTTGGTCCCGGGACAATGCGTGGTGCTGGGGCGAGAGGTGTATGGGAGTGCCTTGAACTTCTGCTCAATGCTTCTATAAACCTAAACTTGCTCTAAAATCAGACCTGGTAATTTGAAAAATgattccccctccccacctccagaaACCCCGATTTAACTGCTGTGGGGAGGAGCCAGAGCACTCGGGTTCCCGCGTTCCTCACAGGATGCTATGGTATGTCGTGGTCGAGAATGACCCCCCTAGAACGAAGGGGCAGCAGAGGCGGAAGCGGCAGGACCTTCGTGCTGCGTGGACACAGAGCTTGGTGAACACCCCAGCCTGCGTGCTCCTCCCATGAATGGTTCCTGGTGGCTGAGCCGCCTGAGCCCAAAGGCCTCCGGCTGGCACCTGTGCCTCCTGCTCAGGGCAAGGCCCTCACAGCCACGGCACTCACAGCCACGGCACTCACACCCATGGTACTCACGGCCACAGCACTCACACCCATGGTACTCACACCCATGGCACTCACGGCCACAGCACTCACACCCATGGCACTCACGCCAACGGCACTCACGGCCATGGCACTCACGCCCACGGCACTCACGCCCACGGCACTCACACCCATGGCACTCATGCCCAAGGCACTCACGCCCATGGCACTCACGGCCATGGCACTCACGCCCATGGCAGTCACGGCCATGGCACTCACGGCCACGGCACTCACGCCCACGGCACTCACGCCCACGGCACTCACACCCATGGTACTCACGCCCATGGCACTCACGGCCATGGCACACATGGCCATGGCACTCACGCCCACGGCACTCACGCCCATGGCACTCACGGCCATGGCACTCACGCCCATGGCAGTCATGGCCACGGCACTCACAGCCATGGCACTCACGGCCACGGCACTCACACCCATGGTACTCACGGCCACGGCACTCACAGCCATGGCACACACGCCCACGGCACTCACACCCATGGCACTCACGCCCATGGCACTCACGGCCATGGCACACATGGCCATGGCACTCACGCCCACGGCACTCACACCCACGGCACTCACACCCACGGCACTCACGCCCATGGCACTCACGGCCATGGCACTCACACCCATGGCACTCATGCCCACGGCACTCACACCCACGGCACTCACACCCATGGCACTCACGGCCACCTTCTAGTCATCAGAGGCTGTGTTTGCTGACTCCGACGTCCGGCTAGAACCCAGAAGACCCAGGGTTCCGGGAGGCACAGCTCACCTCTctgcacaccccacacacatCTTTCTGTCGCGTGCCCTCGGCGGCTGAGTTCTTTGCACGCTTGCTTTACCTGTAGCAAACGCCTTTGCACAGCCGCACCTCTCCCCTTGTCTGAGAGCGCTGGTTTTGTCTCCGTGCTGAGGGGCCCTCCGCTTTCCCGAGGACCCCGCACCTTTGGGAGCGTGCGAGTTCCGTCTTTGGTGGGAATCTCTGGAAGCCTCTTTAGCGTGACTGTCTCAGTTGCCTGTTTCTCCTTTCCCCAGCCCCTTCTTTCTGGGATGTGCATGTGATACTGGAGGTGAAGCAACCCTTCCGTGACTATGAGGACATCAACCGTTGGGGGAGTTACAGGCTGAGGTTGGccgagcaggaggctgggaggggtgtgagCTTCCGCTGGCCATGCAGGGTCATGGGCCGAGTGCGGACGCCTGGTGCTGCATTCTCCCTTGTTCCTTTTCCTGTTTGTAGGCTCTGTGGGACTCACAGCAGAGCGCAGCCTGACCTCTAACTCGCCCCTTCCCTGACCACACTGTGTCTCTCACGGTCCCCGTGGCGTCTCACACACACTGGCAGGCCGTGGGTGTGCAAGGCTGACCACTGGCAGGCCGTGGGTGTGCAAGGCTGACCCGCTGGTCCAGTTGGGAGTAAACACAACTCCACTGCAAGCTGTCTCAGAAGAGTTTTTGCCGTTGGACCCCACGCCTGGGGGCTCTCCTGTCTGGGCCCGTTTCCTCCTGCTCTGCTTCTTGGGGTTCACAGAACGCACCCAGCTTTCCTCTTTTCAATGTGAGCCGCCCATCGCGGTGCAGGAAGGGGAGAAACCAGCCGGAGCGGCCTGGTCTTCCCTGTCTGATACTTTCAGAAAAGCGGTCTCCGGCCTCATTTGCAGGAGGAAATTGAAAATGCAGCTCTGTCCTCCAGGGACGAGTGTCGGGGGCTTTGGAAACCTTCAGCTGATGAGAGACACCAGCGCTGATTAAGGAGCCCCCAGGAGCAGGCACCCCTCCCCGCTCTCAGGGCGGCTCTGGGAGGTGTAAATTGACGTGGCCGTGTCCACCCTGCAAGAGACCGCGGGCCATCTTGAGAGTCTGTGTCCGgatgtgggtgggggagggtgatGTGCCAGCGGACCCCGCGTCTCCCTGCTAACTGAGACCGTCCACTGCCAGGTGTGGATATTCCGCTTTGTAGGAGACGCGCGTGTGATCCCAGGAGCAGAAGGCGCACGCCCCTCCTCCTAAGGGCGCCAGACCAATCACGAGGTGTGGACCTCAGCCCAGGGGTCGAGCTCGACACCCTCCTGTGAAGCAGAGGAAGGGGTGAGGAAGACACGCACCCATGTCACACAGGCGCTGCGTGGCCCCAGcatgccaggtctggggagggcAGACGGCCGGGTACTCCAGGCCAGGGGAGACACTGCTCGACCCAGGGACAGAAAATACAGCATCGGAGGACGCACAGCTGGACTGCCTGCCCTGGGTCCTGGGTGCTTCCGTGATGCAGGCATGGTGAAAGGCACTGTGTAAGTGGGCGGGTGGAAGAGTGCCTCCCGGTGCTGTCAGCAGGAAAGACGTTCGTGTGTTCTGGGTGAGGTGGTGTTTAAATGCCTGTCTCGCCATCTGAACACCAAGGGTCCTGCTTTAGATGTATTAATCCCCTTGTTGACCCATGATGGGTCGTTGTCAAAGATTTATgcatggcagagttacagagactgagagacagagagagacagagagagagacagagagaatcttccattcaccggttccCTTCCATTCGCCCGCCCCCTGGACCTGCACCGATGTGGAAACCGTAGCAAGCCCCTGAGGGTCTCAATGCACTTCCGCAGAGGGTGAGGTTCTTTGGCTTTGCCCAGTTACTGAGACGTTGCATCGGGCTTCTGGGTGGCGCTGTACGCTGGGCGAGGGGGCAGCCGCCTGGCCGGCCTGGTCCTCTCAAAGTGCCCGCACGTGGCTTTGGGGAGCTGGCACCACATCTGAGCCAGTGCAGCGGcagagccagcccccagcagggctGCAGCTAAGGTGACGCCGTCCGTGTGGCCGCCTCACCTGCCCAGGAGTGAGTGGGGGGCGGAGGGGACCCGGCTGCAGCAGGGCTTCACATCTGGAGAAGGGAAAGAGAACGCCGTTCATCCTGATGACGGACTCGGCCCCTGCCAAGCCGAGGACACAGTTGGAAAGCATCAAGATGTCTTTGTTGAAGCAACAGCTGGGAAGCCCTTGGCAGTGGCTGCTCACATCAATAATTCGCTGTTGATTGAGTCCAGGGCCACTCCTGGAGCCGGCAGCCAAGGCGCCCGATGGGAAGGTGCACCCTTGACAGTGACAGAGGCTTCGCGATCCAGGCACAGCACGCGGCCCCCACGACGGCCCGGCCACTCAACCCCGGATGGACACCTGGAGCAGCAGTTTCCCTCCTGCCTTCATTTCTGGGCAAAGATAGAGAAGTCCAGGGGTTCGATTCAGCACTACCTCACCTCTTCAGTATTCTGTCTCTACCAAGAGTTTCTGAGTTGGCATCCGCTTGGCCACCATGACCCCAGCTGAGACCGAGTGAGGTCCTTGGGGTGCCCAGGAGTTGCCACAGGGTTGGGGACAGGAGGGGGTGACTAACGGGTCACTCGCCCTCAGTTCAAAGCCACGTGGGGGCTGCGAGGTGGACGTGGGTCACTTTGTCAAGGTCACTCGTCACACCTCTGCATGACTGACGTGCTATGGTGAGCACTAGCCTACAGCCCGTGTGGACaccctgtctgcctctgtctcagaAAGAACTAAGCGTACGCGGGCCCGGGTACCCCTCAGCCTCTGAAATCCGGTGCTGTCATGGCTGGTGCCCACCTCCTCTCCCCGGGATCAGGGCGTGTCCTTCCACACACAGACTTTTGTTCAAGTTCCTCTTCCCCGACCTTCAGGGAGACCAGGAGCTACTCACTGGTACAGTGTTTTGTTTATCAAGTGCTGATTGCACACTTACTTAGGTGGGACCAGACTTTTTGTAGCAATCCAGTGAGAGGTAGGAAAGGGGCCTTTGGCTGCCCAGGAAGGCTTTCTCCTGTTAAGTATGAATCTTTTCACAGACCTCTGACCTCACAGAAGCCCCTCTGTGACCGGAGGGAGTGAAACCTAGGTGAGCTTGGCTGGACGCCGACACACACGTCCTGAGGCTGTCACTGGagtggctgcagctcctgcctggcAGGCTGCGTCTTGGCGCGTCCCCGCCTCCTGGAAGCCCAGTCACAGAGGCACGCCCCTCCTGACAGCGTCCACCCAGAGCAGGTCCCCGCCACTCGGAGACCTCCTAAGTCCCGCCCACATCCCGTCACACAGTCGGTCTCCAGGCTGACCCCTCCCATCAAGCTGCCCAAGACACAGGTGGGCAACTTGCTTAGCCTTGGGGGTTCTCCTGGTGGCCTTAGCTGGGGGCCGCTGGCGCCAGAGTTGAGTGcggtgcctggccctgggctgcaagCCACCATCTTGAATGTGAGTGTGCAGAGGGGACGGAGGGGCCCTGGGGTCATGGTGACCTCTCGTTTCGTGTGCCTTagccaccctgccctccctctgacTTTCCAACAGGCCTGCTTGTTGCTGCCTTAAAAACCCGTAGACGCCGTAAGGAAACCGTGTGTGAAATATTGGCTGAGCAAATCTTGTTACCCACACACTGACGTGTGCTCGGTAGAACTCACCCAGGAACAATGTCGTCAGCTCAGGCCAGGGACCAGCCAGTCCTCATTTGTCCCCAGCTGTCGCAGCGTAAACActcagagcccagagccccagggACCGGTTCGGTTTGAATAAACTGGAGCAGGGAGTCACCCTACCTCGGATGCCTGCAACCCAACCTCGCCAGGTGGGAACCAGCGCTCTCCCATTGCACAGATGGGGATGACTGAGGGTCTCAGGGGCTCCATGCCTTTCCTATATGCCCTACCCTCAGCACTGCAGAGTAGAAGCCCTCACACAGGTGTCTTCATCCCACGGGCCCTAACGCACAGCAGCTGAGAGCCGTTGCCCCAGCGCTGCAAACCCAGAGGCAGCTGGGCCTCCGTTTCCACCCTCACGGACTGGGCGTCACCACGCCTGGCTGTGCCTCAGCGGCCTTGTCTGTTAGGCAGGGGCCCCTCGAACCCGCCGCACAGGGCGACGCTGAGAACAAAGTCCGTCTCAGCTCCCACACTctgggaggagggcctggccagGTCCCTGTTCTCAGACAATTATCTCCAAACTGAAAAGAGGAATGTATACAGAGACCCAATCACACAGGCCCCCACTCGCTGTGCGACGCGGCGTTACCAGCTCGGCAGGCTGTCACTGGGGGAGCGCTCCTCCCACGGCACTCGGGACCGGGCGTCCGCCTGCCTCCAGGAGACAGAAGCCCGCAGCCCGGGCGCTGCACCCAATAATTTTAATGCAGACATGACCCATGTGTGGATGCTTTCCATGCGCAACGTGAAACACAATTTGAATTTAGCTGCACGGTTCCTGCAGGTCTGAGGCAGCACGGTGGAAGATGCAGCCCTGGGGTTTATCCCCTAGGAAGGGACCCTACGGGCTGTGGCAGGCTGCGATAGCTCCACCCTCTCCTCCGGGTCTCAAGGCCATCAGCTCCTCCCCGCAGGGATCGCCTCTGCCGAGGGGCTCCGCTGCCCTGCGCTCAGGTCCCGCGGCTCCTGGAGGGTGGGTGTGAGAAGGAAGCAGGCTGGAATGGCGGCcgccccttcccccagctcccacCTGCGCTCCTACTGGACATCGGCTCCCGAGGGTGCCCCGTGCTGATCTGCTCTGTGGGCCTCTCTGGGTGAGTGGAGGGTGGGCGCCCTGCACGCGGAGCACACTGGGGGCACACAGCCATGTCGGAGCCCCTGCTGGGGCTGCTCGCCAGGCTTGGCGTCTGACCCGGCAGTGGGAACTCCGAGCAAGGCTCCATTCTCCATGAGCGAGTATcgtggagaggaggagagaggcaccCATACAAACCAGGACACGCAGAGTGGTGGGCAGGAAAATGAAACCAGGCAAGGAAAGCGAGTAACACAGAGGAGTggagtattttacatttttccttttataaacttTAAATCGCAGATAAAAGTCGAGTGAACCCCCACCCCATCACCAGCGTGCGAGGAATGGTGTGTTATCTACAGCCTCAGCGCTATGTTCCCGGGTGTGTTTTAAAACAAGTTGCAGATAACACTGTTTGGAATAGCAAACGTCTAAGTAGACAGAAATCTAGCAAATAACGGCTTTGGGGACAAAGCTGCAGTGTAATCATGGCCTCTAAAACACGCATGCTAATTATTTGATATTATCTGAAGTCTTAAATTTGCCGATTGTctcaaatgtattttattttgcatttttatttgaatcaGGATGctagagatgggggtggggtgcattGGCTACACTGCATTTTGTTGCCAAGTCTCTTCCGTGTCCTGTAACCTGTGACCTGGGAGAAACTCCCCTCCGCCTTGTGCACCTGCTGTTTATTTGATGGAAAGCTCTCGTGTGTTCACGCTCATCCTCAGTGTGTCTGGCCGACTGTGTCCTCTCACTTTGGTTTAACACGTTTGCACAAGTACTCAAGATCGTCCAGGGACACGCACTGGGCACAGGGGTTGAGTCCCTGCAGCCTGTACCACAGTGTGCGGTCTGAGAACTGGCTCCCCCTTCTGACccggcttcctgccaacgcagacccgagaggcagcaggtgctggctcggcaccaggtccctgccgcccacgtggggcTTCGGCTGACTTCCTGGCTCCCCGCTctagctgcagccccagctgaggtggggatctggggagtgaaccagcagatggaaaatctctgtctctggctttcaaacacaACAGATAcactaaaaaatgtaaaaacaccaCCAGGGTGCCCCGGGGCAGCCTCATCCAGCGTCCCCCACACGGCCTTTACAAGTGTGCGCCCCTGCTCTCCGCGTTGTCTCCTGAATTCTGCAGAGTGGTGATTTCTGAGCCCGTTATTCCTTCTgcagtagcagccaggactgctgtGTGCAGACAAAGCATACTCGCGTGTCCGCCTGTGCACACGTGTCCTGCCTGTGCTCGCATGTCCCGCCTGTGCCCCCATGTCCTGGCTGTGCTTGCGTGTCCGCCTGTGCTCGCATGTCCCGCTTGTACTCATGTGTCCACCTGTGCTCACGTGTCCCACCTGTGCTCGTGTGTCCCACCTGTGCTTGCATGTCTGCCTGTGCTCACATGTCCAGCCTGTATGCACGTGTCCGCCTGTGCTTGTATGTCTGCCTGTGCTCGCGTGTCCTGCCCGTACTCACGTGTCCCACCTGTACTGTGTCCTGCCTGTACTCACGTTTCTGCCTGTGCTCTTGTGTCCACCTGTATGTGCATGTCTACCTGTGCTCGCATGTCCCACCTGTGCTTGCATGTCCCACCTGTGCTCCCATGTCCTGCCTGTGCTCGCGTGTCCCACCCGTACTCGTGTGTCTGCTTGTGCTCTCGTGTCCCACCCGTGCTCATGTGTCTGCCTGTGCTCGCATGTCCCGCCTGTGCTTGCGTGTCCCACCCGTGCTCATGTGTCTGCCTGTGCTTGCGTGTTCTGCCTGTGCTCCCATGTCCCGCCTGTGCTCGCATGTCCCGCCTGTGCTCCCATGTCCCGCTTGTGCTCTCATGTCCCGCCCATTCTCACGTGTCCTGCCTGTGCTCGGGGCCATTGGGCGGACAGCGGGGCTGCTCTCTCCTTCAGATGATTCCATCCTGAACTCGCTGAGGGGCCAAGGTCAGTCCCAGCAGAAGCGGCTCCTGGGGACGGTTTCCATGGCCAGGAGCGCGGCCCTGAGAGAGGAACTGGGTCGGGGCATGGCGTGGGCTGTCTCTCCCagatatgcacacatgcacaggttGGGATGCCACTTCCGAAACCCAGATGGCTCCTGAGAGGAGTGTGGGAGCTGGACGCTGGAcgtgcaggctgtgtgtgcaggCCGAGCTCTGGTACGCCCATTACTCTCACTGTGGTTTCTCGTCCTCTCTGGCAACTGCTCAGCTCCCTCAGGCCTTGGCATCTGTGCTctgcctcccatctccctctccaccagccagGGTCCCCAGGGCCCGTAGAGGGGCTCCCAAGAAGCACAGGTCCCCCTCCCGCTGTGTGAGATGCCACCCCTCCTCAGAGCCTGCACGCACCCGTGTTGTCTCATCGCCTGGGTGAGGGGCGTGGCTCCACCGGGCGTGGCTCATCCAGGGTGGCTACTATAACTTGGGGTCCCAAGCAGGGCATTGTGTTTCCAGCTCACAGGCGCAGGCATTGGAGCAGCTattaagaagccacttgggatgccggtgttcaaatcccagctctgcccctgatgttcactgtgggaggcagcagtggtggctcaagtggctggagccctgccacccacgtgggacctggagctggagtccctggctcctggcttcagcctggcctggccctggctgttgtaggcacttggggcgcaaaccagcggatggaagatctgtctgtgccTGCTTGTCTGTGtcttctgcttctcaaacaaaatgaaaataaacatatttttaattaattaatttatttgaagcagagagagatctttcatt
The sequence above is drawn from the Oryctolagus cuniculus chromosome 21, mOryCun1.1, whole genome shotgun sequence genome and encodes:
- the LOC138847466 gene encoding interferon alpha-inducible protein 27-like protein 2B, yielding MGVSAVGVSAVGMSAMGVSAMAVSAMGVSAVGVSAVGVSAVGVSAMAMCAMAVSAMGVSAMGVSAVGVCAMAVSAVAVSTMGVSAVAVSAMAVSAVAMTAMGVSAMAVSAMGVSAVGVSAMAMCAMAVSAMGVSTMGVSAVGVSAVGVSAVAVSAMAVTAMGVSAMAVSAMGVSALGMSAMGVSAVGVSAVGVSAMAVSAVGVSAMGVSAVAVSAMGVSTMGVSAVAVSTMGVSAVAVSAVAVRALP